The following coding sequences are from one Prochlorococcus sp. MIT 0604 window:
- the nrdJ gene encoding ribonucleoside-triphosphate reductase, adenosylcobalamin-dependent, with product MTVAPNKASSESNSNNLKKDDFPKTAPAAYPVFFRSYSRKTSSGKRENWSEVGERNLSGLKELGKLSEEELILMREMQSNQKAQPSGRWLWIGGTPWINKNQNFSGAYNCTSTNLIDWEAFALMMDLAMMGCGTGAIIEPHFINNLPTVINKINIKSVSEVGITPKDQREEKSSLEIKGKDLHIKVGDSRRGWVDSYKYLLEASSNESLEREIDVYIDLEDIRPAGESLKGFGGMANPIKLKDLYSRVASLLGKAIGRKLSTVECCLLIDEAAVTIVAGNIRRSAGMRQFASDDKEAASAKENLWSQDENGNWRIDPEKDALRMANHTRVYHTKPTYQTVLDAVTKQFHSGEGAIQFAPEAIARSNADILKDDELRKEFIEIYSEQGKDEARNWINSSYGPFSEEELDHRMSRYGLNPCGEILGNDFHCNLAEVHLNQIDPGNFEEQKKAFKAAALSVACLLNHEFEVERYRKSREYDPIVGVSFTGLFDFCVHAFGTPWLKWWEAGRPNSEEGKTFKEKEAKFLDSWRKIVKETVWEYCDKHNLRRPNRCTTVQPAGTKSLLTGAAPGWHPPKAQRFIRRITFRKNDPIALACMDYGYSVVPSQSDKDENGCLLDNPFDPRCTEWLVEIPTEVSWANIDGADQIDINNFSALAQFDFYMQVQKFYTEHNTSATVEFRENEIEDLAKAIHNAIENNEGYISAALLARFSANATFPRLPFEPISKEEYISLQNKVIERKVNNDFFDALNKYDVGELSEAGPAGCDSDKCLLPLAKPKD from the coding sequence GTGACTGTTGCACCAAATAAAGCTTCTTCAGAGAGCAATTCCAATAATCTTAAAAAAGATGATTTTCCAAAGACTGCGCCAGCTGCTTACCCAGTTTTTTTCAGATCTTATAGTAGAAAAACTTCATCTGGAAAAAGGGAGAACTGGAGCGAAGTAGGCGAAAGGAATTTATCGGGATTAAAAGAATTAGGAAAACTTTCTGAAGAAGAATTAATCCTAATGAGAGAGATGCAAAGTAACCAAAAAGCTCAACCTTCAGGAAGATGGTTATGGATAGGCGGAACCCCTTGGATTAATAAGAACCAAAATTTCTCAGGAGCATACAACTGTACCTCAACAAACTTAATTGATTGGGAAGCCTTCGCATTAATGATGGACTTAGCCATGATGGGATGTGGAACAGGTGCAATAATTGAGCCTCATTTTATAAATAATCTTCCTACGGTAATTAACAAAATAAACATTAAATCAGTCAGTGAAGTTGGAATAACTCCTAAAGATCAAAGAGAAGAAAAGTCATCATTAGAAATTAAAGGAAAAGATCTTCATATCAAAGTTGGAGATAGCAGAAGAGGATGGGTAGATAGCTATAAATATCTTCTTGAGGCATCAAGTAACGAGAGTCTTGAAAGAGAAATTGATGTTTATATTGATTTGGAAGATATTAGGCCCGCGGGAGAATCATTAAAAGGTTTTGGTGGTATGGCAAATCCTATCAAATTGAAAGATCTTTACTCTAGAGTCGCATCACTTCTTGGAAAGGCAATTGGTAGGAAATTAAGTACAGTAGAGTGTTGTTTATTAATTGATGAAGCTGCAGTAACCATAGTTGCTGGGAATATAAGAAGAAGTGCTGGAATGAGACAATTTGCTTCAGATGATAAGGAAGCCGCATCAGCAAAAGAAAATTTATGGAGTCAAGATGAGAATGGTAATTGGAGAATAGATCCTGAAAAAGATGCCCTCAGAATGGCCAATCATACTAGGGTTTACCATACAAAACCCACTTACCAAACTGTTTTGGATGCAGTAACAAAACAATTCCATTCAGGTGAGGGAGCCATTCAATTTGCACCAGAAGCAATCGCAAGGTCAAATGCAGATATTCTCAAAGATGATGAATTGAGAAAGGAATTTATTGAAATCTACTCAGAACAAGGCAAGGATGAAGCGAGAAATTGGATAAATAGTAGTTATGGTCCTTTTTCAGAAGAAGAGTTAGACCACAGGATGAGCCGATATGGACTTAACCCTTGTGGGGAGATCTTGGGAAATGATTTCCATTGCAATTTGGCTGAAGTTCATTTAAATCAGATTGATCCAGGAAATTTTGAAGAGCAAAAAAAAGCTTTTAAAGCAGCCGCTCTTTCTGTAGCATGCTTACTTAATCATGAATTTGAAGTTGAGCGTTACAGAAAAAGTAGGGAATATGATCCTATCGTAGGAGTAAGTTTCACTGGATTATTTGATTTTTGTGTCCATGCCTTTGGGACGCCATGGTTGAAATGGTGGGAAGCAGGAAGGCCAAATAGCGAAGAAGGGAAGACCTTCAAAGAAAAGGAAGCTAAATTCTTAGATTCTTGGAGAAAAATAGTAAAAGAAACTGTATGGGAATATTGTGATAAGCATAATCTAAGGAGACCAAATAGATGCACAACAGTTCAGCCAGCTGGAACTAAAAGTCTTCTTACTGGAGCAGCTCCAGGGTGGCATCCTCCAAAGGCTCAAAGATTCATAAGAAGAATAACTTTCAGGAAAAATGACCCAATCGCTTTAGCTTGCATGGATTATGGTTACTCAGTTGTTCCATCTCAATCTGATAAAGATGAAAATGGTTGCTTGCTCGATAATCCATTTGATCCAAGATGTACAGAATGGTTAGTTGAAATCCCTACAGAAGTTAGTTGGGCAAATATAGACGGCGCAGACCAAATAGACATCAATAATTTCTCAGCATTAGCTCAATTTGATTTTTACATGCAAGTACAGAAATTTTACACAGAGCATAATACCTCTGCAACCGTAGAATTTAGAGAAAATGAAATCGAGGATTTAGCTAAGGCTATTCATAATGCAATAGAAAATAATGAGGGATATATTTCAGCAGCATTGCTGGCTAGATTTAGTGCTAACGCTACTTTCCCGAGATTACCCTTTGAACCAATAAGTAAAGAGGAATATATATCATTGCAGAATAAAGTAATAGAAAGGAAAGTAAATAACGATTTCTTTGACGCTCTTAATAAATATGATGTTGGAGAACTATCTGAAGCTGGGCCAGCTGGGTGCGATTCAGATAAATGCTTGCTTCCTCTGGCTAAACCCAAAGATTAA
- a CDS encoding trans-aconitate 2-methyltransferase, translating to MERVPEPELMEEKEQVISYDEADFSEGEVNLINQINQYLLKKNISLGEKDLIVDLGCGPGNISEKLAIKWPNTAVVGIDGSKEMILRAEYNKSISNNQKKLKNLRYICSEIKDIKSNNFLFKKRISLLVSNSLIHHITNLEDFFNTIRILSSNITVNFHKDLKRPLDEKSALELKAQCSTKYNEILTNDYYASLRASYTFKELKNFILENDLSSLDVFEEGENYLIVYGNV from the coding sequence ATGGAAAGAGTCCCCGAGCCTGAATTAATGGAAGAAAAAGAGCAGGTCATTTCTTATGACGAAGCTGATTTTTCAGAAGGGGAAGTTAATCTAATTAATCAAATAAATCAATATCTTTTGAAAAAAAATATTTCTTTAGGTGAAAAAGATTTAATAGTTGATTTAGGATGTGGCCCAGGAAATATTTCTGAGAAGTTAGCAATAAAATGGCCTAATACTGCAGTCGTAGGAATAGATGGTTCTAAAGAGATGATTTTGAGAGCAGAATATAATAAGAGTATTTCTAATAATCAAAAAAAATTAAAAAATTTACGCTACATTTGTTCTGAAATCAAAGACATTAAATCAAATAATTTTTTATTTAAAAAAAGAATTAGTTTACTTGTAAGCAACAGTTTGATTCATCACATTACCAATCTTGAAGATTTCTTCAACACAATAAGAATTTTATCTAGTAATATTACTGTAAATTTTCACAAGGACTTAAAAAGGCCATTAGATGAAAAGTCTGCTTTAGAACTCAAAGCACAATGTTCAACTAAATATAATGAGATTTTAACTAATGATTATTATGCCTCTTTAAGAGCTTCTTATACTTTTAAAGAGTTAAAAAATTTCATCTTAGAGAATGATCTATCCTCTTTAGATGTGTTTGAGGAAGGTGAAAATTATTTAATAGTCTATGGTAATGTTTAA
- a CDS encoding peptide chain release factor 3, which translates to MSLDTKILNNKEILDAVNKRRNFAIISHPDAGKTTLTEKLLLYGGAIQQAGAVKARGNQRKATSDWMELEKQRGISITSTVLQFEYERSVINLLDTPGHQDFSEDTYRTLAAADNAVMLEDAAKGLEPQTRKLFEVCKMRKIPIFTFINKMDRPGREPFSLLDEIESELGLNTLPINWPIGSGEEFRGVIDRFSREVILFDKAVRGKQSNEKRLSLEDKELSKYVERDLLENSLEELEVLDEAGSKFEKEKVFNGSLTPVFFGSAMTNFGVRPFLDSFLKMAQKPTSRNSNKGDIEPASDEFSGFVFKLQANMDPKHRDRVAFIRVCSGKFEKDMSVKHSRTGKTIRLSRPQKIFGQDREVVDDAYPGDVIGLNNPGMFSIGDTLYTGAHLEYEGIPSFSPEIFSWLRNPNPSAFKNFRKGVNELREEGAVQILYDFDESKRDPILAAVGQLQLEVVTHRLKSEYGVDANLEAMPYQLARWISDGWPAIEKLGRIFNCKIVKDCWNRPVILFKNEWNLNQFVEDNKQLNLNKVAPVVSGVEPIVL; encoded by the coding sequence ATGAGCTTAGATACTAAAATTCTAAATAATAAAGAAATACTGGATGCGGTAAATAAAAGAAGAAATTTTGCTATTATTTCACATCCAGATGCTGGGAAAACGACTCTTACCGAGAAGCTTCTTTTGTATGGAGGTGCCATTCAACAGGCAGGAGCAGTAAAAGCTAGAGGTAATCAGAGAAAAGCCACCTCAGACTGGATGGAACTTGAGAAACAAAGAGGTATTTCTATTACATCAACTGTATTGCAATTTGAATATGAAAGATCTGTAATTAATCTATTAGATACACCAGGACACCAAGATTTCTCCGAAGATACTTATAGAACATTAGCGGCTGCTGATAATGCAGTTATGTTGGAAGATGCTGCTAAAGGACTAGAACCTCAAACTAGAAAATTGTTTGAAGTTTGCAAGATGCGAAAAATACCAATATTTACTTTCATAAATAAAATGGATAGACCAGGAAGAGAGCCATTTTCTTTACTTGATGAAATTGAATCAGAACTTGGATTAAATACCCTACCTATAAACTGGCCAATTGGGAGTGGCGAGGAATTTAGAGGGGTTATTGATAGATTTTCGAGAGAGGTGATTTTATTTGATAAAGCAGTGAGAGGGAAACAATCGAATGAGAAAAGATTAAGTCTTGAAGATAAAGAGCTATCAAAATATGTAGAGAGAGATTTACTTGAAAACTCACTTGAAGAATTGGAGGTTCTTGATGAGGCAGGATCTAAATTTGAAAAAGAAAAAGTTTTTAATGGCTCTTTAACCCCAGTTTTCTTTGGATCTGCCATGACTAATTTTGGCGTAAGACCATTTTTAGATAGTTTTTTAAAAATGGCACAAAAACCAACTTCAAGAAATAGTAATAAAGGGGATATTGAACCTGCAAGCGATGAATTTAGTGGGTTTGTTTTTAAGCTTCAGGCAAATATGGATCCAAAGCACAGAGATAGGGTTGCTTTTATAAGAGTTTGTAGTGGCAAATTTGAAAAGGATATGTCAGTTAAACATTCCAGAACTGGGAAAACAATTAGATTATCAAGACCACAAAAAATATTTGGGCAAGATAGAGAAGTAGTTGATGATGCCTATCCTGGAGATGTTATTGGTTTAAATAATCCAGGGATGTTTTCTATTGGAGATACTCTTTATACGGGTGCTCATCTGGAATATGAGGGCATACCATCCTTTAGTCCTGAAATATTCAGCTGGTTAAGAAATCCAAATCCCTCAGCATTTAAAAACTTTAGAAAGGGTGTTAATGAACTTCGAGAAGAAGGAGCTGTTCAGATTCTTTATGACTTTGATGAGAGTAAAAGAGACCCTATACTCGCAGCCGTTGGTCAATTGCAGCTGGAGGTAGTAACTCACAGATTAAAAAGTGAATATGGTGTAGATGCAAATCTTGAAGCAATGCCATATCAATTGGCTAGATGGATTTCTGATGGATGGCCAGCCATTGAAAAACTAGGCAGAATATTCAACTGTAAAATAGTTAAAGATTGTTGGAATAGGCCAGTTATTCTTTTCAAAAATGAGTGGAATCTAAATCAGTTTGTTGAAGACAATAAACAATTAAATTTAAACAAAGTTGCGCCCGTTGTTAGTGGAGTCGAACCAATTGTTTTATAA
- a CDS encoding CPP1-like family protein, with protein MDSNSNKNNNEKSPYEILGVKEGAAFEDIQKARDIKVKEAGEDLMLKAKIESSFDQLLMGSLKARQSGNVSYEAVSASKKEKQINQFTNNNFPLLSKIKNLNNNSNNSSQYSLPKITTPSFDNLSIKISVGLLFLILLFISPDSNNRLLLSISTLILTYTQIKSGKRFIGSLGWSVTFLSIGLIFGGLLENNSFIQEVSNNSLSIQKIQSIPAMVILWLGVIFL; from the coding sequence TTGGATTCAAACAGTAATAAAAATAATAACGAAAAATCACCTTATGAAATTTTAGGTGTAAAAGAAGGTGCTGCTTTTGAGGATATTCAGAAGGCTAGAGACATTAAAGTTAAAGAGGCTGGTGAAGACTTAATGTTAAAAGCGAAAATAGAATCTTCCTTTGATCAATTACTCATGGGTAGTTTGAAAGCCAGGCAATCAGGAAATGTAAGCTATGAAGCTGTGAGTGCCTCAAAAAAAGAAAAGCAAATTAATCAATTTACTAATAATAACTTCCCACTTCTTTCTAAGATAAAAAATTTAAATAATAACTCTAACAATTCAAGTCAGTATAGTCTGCCAAAAATAACTACCCCCTCATTTGATAATCTTTCAATAAAAATATCTGTTGGGCTTTTATTTTTAATTTTGTTATTTATCAGTCCAGACTCTAATAATAGACTTTTACTCTCTATCTCAACATTAATACTTACCTATACTCAAATTAAATCAGGGAAAAGATTTATAGGTTCTCTGGGTTGGAGTGTTACCTTTCTCTCGATAGGATTAATATTTGGTGGATTGCTTGAAAATAATTCTTTCATTCAGGAAGTATCAAACAACTCTTTATCAATACAAAAAATTCAAAGTATTCCGGCCATGGTTATTTTATGGCTGGGCGTAATTTTCTTATGA
- the hslO gene encoding Hsp33 family molecular chaperone HslO, producing MQDRIVRATAANGGIRLVAVLTTESSLEAKKRHGLSYLTTCILGRAFSASLLLASSMKIMHGRVTLRVRSDGPLKGLLVDAGRDGKVRGYIGNPNLELDLVKIDDNKYSFDFTKALGTGYLNVIRDSGFGEPFTSTVELVNGNIAEDLASYLYHSEQTPSAVFIGEKIQNKSVICSGGLLAQVLPKKDTDPLLVSLLEERCKEINSFSEDLFKSKDNLLDLIRNIFPDIDDKSISEKARSQEVSFKCKCSKQRSLNAMKMLDKSELEDILKKDGKAELVCEFCKNKYLINYEEIKSMIENQS from the coding sequence ATGCAGGATAGGATAGTTCGGGCTACTGCAGCAAATGGAGGAATAAGATTAGTTGCGGTCTTAACGACAGAATCTTCTTTAGAAGCAAAAAAAAGACACGGCCTTTCTTACTTAACCACCTGTATCTTAGGCAGAGCATTTAGTGCTTCACTGCTTTTAGCAAGCTCGATGAAAATAATGCATGGGAGAGTCACTTTAAGAGTTAGATCTGACGGACCTTTAAAGGGATTACTAGTTGATGCAGGTAGAGACGGGAAAGTTAGGGGTTATATAGGGAATCCTAATTTAGAATTGGACTTAGTCAAAATAGATGATAATAAATATTCTTTTGATTTCACAAAAGCATTAGGTACAGGATATTTAAATGTAATTAGAGATAGTGGATTTGGAGAACCCTTTACAAGCACTGTTGAATTAGTAAATGGGAATATTGCTGAAGACTTAGCTTCATATTTATATCATTCAGAGCAAACTCCCTCTGCTGTATTTATTGGAGAAAAAATTCAAAATAAAAGTGTTATTTGTAGTGGGGGCTTATTAGCTCAAGTTTTACCTAAAAAAGATACTGACCCTCTGCTAGTCTCACTACTTGAAGAAAGATGCAAAGAAATTAATTCTTTCAGCGAAGATCTATTTAAGTCAAAAGATAATCTTCTTGATTTAATTAGAAATATATTTCCCGATATTGACGATAAATCAATCTCTGAAAAAGCTCGTTCGCAAGAAGTGAGTTTTAAATGCAAGTGTTCCAAACAAAGAAGTTTAAATGCGATGAAAATGCTTGATAAGAGCGAGTTAGAGGACATCCTCAAGAAAGATGGCAAAGCAGAGTTGGTTTGTGAATTTTGTAAAAATAAATATCTTATAAATTATGAAGAAATTAAATCTATGATAGAAAATCAATCATAA
- a CDS encoding ABC transporter ATP-binding protein, giving the protein MLDLKEISYQPQTGERKIIDNLNLKVHENEIILICGNSGSGKTTLLEIISGLTNPQKGKITWKNKILSSRQRRWFCGVVFQFPERYFIGTTIGEELKIGHKSLREKNIEIVLNKVGLKKFNLTQPPEQLSGGQQRRLAVAVQLLRNPSILLLDEPTAGLDYSMRNDVKNLILDLKNKNTIIIVTHEPALFEGIPSRILFLEKGKIKNFIKENHAG; this is encoded by the coding sequence ATGCTTGATTTAAAAGAAATATCTTATCAACCCCAAACTGGTGAAAGAAAAATAATAGACAATTTAAATTTAAAAGTTCATGAAAATGAAATCATTTTAATTTGCGGCAATAGTGGCTCTGGAAAAACAACACTTCTCGAAATAATAAGCGGATTAACAAATCCACAAAAAGGAAAAATTACTTGGAAGAATAAAATTTTATCTTCTAGACAAAGAAGATGGTTTTGTGGAGTAGTATTCCAATTTCCTGAAAGATACTTTATAGGTACAACCATTGGTGAAGAATTAAAAATAGGCCATAAATCTTTAAGAGAAAAAAATATAGAAATAGTTTTAAATAAAGTTGGTTTAAAAAAATTTAATCTGACCCAACCACCAGAACAACTAAGTGGCGGACAACAAAGGCGGCTAGCTGTAGCAGTTCAACTACTTAGAAACCCCTCAATTCTTTTACTTGATGAACCAACTGCTGGATTAGACTATTCAATGAGAAATGATGTGAAGAATTTAATTCTTGACCTAAAAAATAAAAATACAATTATTATTGTTACTCATGAACCTGCCTTATTTGAAGGAATTCCTTCTAGGATATTATTCTTGGAAAAAGGGAAAATCAAAAATTTTATAAAAGAAAATCATGCAGGATAG
- a CDS encoding DUF3531 family protein → MNIIFREVDPFNCWIWIRFSESPTQDEKNYLDGVFDSWYVLGRLGGFNSENLQTHEEGSDLSWMSYDNDQKNASLPALMHNLGIMEYQNLWGRCWVDFGTSDSISIDILINSLNEISNNYVKIEELIIGGENNDWAIEEHEDLVFKD, encoded by the coding sequence ATGAATATTATTTTTAGGGAAGTTGATCCTTTTAATTGTTGGATATGGATTAGGTTTTCAGAATCACCAACTCAAGATGAAAAAAATTATTTAGATGGTGTTTTTGATAGTTGGTACGTTTTAGGAAGGTTAGGTGGATTTAATTCTGAAAATTTGCAAACTCATGAAGAGGGTTCTGATCTAAGTTGGATGTCTTACGATAATGACCAAAAAAACGCATCTCTTCCAGCCTTAATGCATAATTTAGGAATTATGGAATATCAAAACCTGTGGGGAAGATGTTGGGTTGATTTTGGAACTTCAGACTCCATTTCAATAGATATATTAATTAATTCTTTGAATGAGATATCAAATAATTATGTAAAAATTGAAGAGTTAATTATTGGGGGTGAAAATAATGATTGGGCAATTGAAGAACATGAAGATTTAGTTTTCAAAGATTAA
- a CDS encoding 16S rRNA (uracil(1498)-N(3))-methyltransferase — protein sequence MEDLTRLIISHERIENIKENNLELSKEEAHYLNKVMRIKNNKELFITNGKGSLWKAIKVKNDYLEIIKLKNPYLFQEQEIYLLGIAVVIPKSGFEDILKMCTEIGLDFIQPLFSERQVNKNLNFSRKLLRWNSIINEAVEQSERLWKPTILNGMDIIEWLKIRDNQERVSISVTREETLYDLNQWLRKQQEFGNKKGGIFWNVIGPEGGWSAKEIDFFKKNNITFVKLSDTILRTSTASINASSILNQWRIDLKFKN from the coding sequence ATGGAAGACTTAACAAGATTAATTATTTCCCATGAAAGAATTGAAAATATTAAGGAAAATAATTTAGAACTTTCTAAAGAAGAGGCTCATTATTTAAATAAAGTAATGAGAATAAAAAATAATAAAGAATTATTTATAACTAACGGAAAGGGTTCATTATGGAAAGCTATAAAAGTTAAGAATGATTATTTAGAAATAATTAAATTAAAAAACCCTTACTTATTTCAAGAACAAGAAATTTACTTGTTAGGCATAGCTGTTGTCATACCAAAAAGTGGTTTTGAGGATATTTTAAAAATGTGTACTGAAATAGGACTTGATTTTATACAGCCATTATTTTCAGAAAGACAGGTAAACAAAAATTTAAATTTTTCAAGAAAACTTTTGAGATGGAATTCAATTATCAATGAAGCTGTTGAGCAAAGTGAGAGATTATGGAAACCAACTATTTTAAATGGTATGGATATTATTGAATGGCTAAAAATTAGAGATAATCAAGAAAGAGTTTCAATTTCTGTAACTAGAGAAGAAACACTATATGACTTAAATCAATGGTTAAGAAAACAACAAGAATTTGGAAATAAAAAAGGAGGTATTTTTTGGAATGTAATTGGTCCTGAAGGAGGTTGGTCCGCTAAAGAAATTGATTTTTTTAAAAAAAATAATATTACCTTTGTTAAGCTTTCCGACACTATCTTGAGAACTTCAACGGCTAGTATTAACGCATCATCAATTCTAAATCAGTGGAGAATTGATTTGAAATTCAAGAATTAG
- a CDS encoding TIGR00297 family protein: MDLIRNQFFIGFCINFILIYIFCRIPLMTKSGWVSAGILGTILWGCLSWQGWMSVVIYLLFGSLVTKIGFKFKKAQGIAEKRGGRRGPENVWGSAATGLFLAIMTKFNAANVVMFKVGFAASFAAKLADTFGSEIGKRFGKDTYLITSLKKVDRGTEGGISIEGTLASILGSIFMAFIMLRLSIISTKYHFIVVVVSGFLATLSESIIGAKFQNKYKLSNELVNAIQTSIASIFAIFALILYSYFLN, translated from the coding sequence ATGGATTTAATTAGAAATCAATTTTTTATAGGTTTTTGCATTAATTTTATTTTGATTTATATATTTTGCAGGATTCCTTTGATGACGAAAAGTGGTTGGGTAAGTGCAGGCATCTTAGGCACAATTTTGTGGGGATGTTTGTCTTGGCAAGGATGGATGTCAGTTGTAATTTATTTATTATTTGGATCCCTCGTTACCAAAATAGGTTTTAAATTTAAAAAAGCACAAGGAATTGCGGAAAAAAGAGGCGGGAGGAGAGGTCCTGAGAATGTATGGGGCTCAGCCGCTACAGGATTATTTCTTGCCATTATGACCAAATTTAATGCTGCCAATGTAGTGATGTTTAAAGTAGGTTTTGCTGCAAGTTTTGCTGCAAAGTTGGCGGATACTTTTGGTAGCGAAATTGGAAAAAGATTTGGTAAAGACACATACTTAATTACTTCACTTAAAAAGGTGGATAGGGGAACTGAGGGAGGAATAAGTATAGAAGGAACATTAGCTAGTATTTTGGGATCAATATTTATGGCTTTTATAATGCTTCGTTTATCAATTATTTCTACAAAATATCATTTTATAGTTGTTGTAGTTTCTGGATTCTTGGCAACACTTTCCGAAAGTATTATTGGTGCTAAATTTCAAAACAAATATAAATTAAGTAATGAATTGGTAAATGCTATTCAGACAAGTATTGCTTCTATTTTTGCTATCTTTGCTCTTATTTTATATTCATATTTTTTAAATTAA
- a CDS encoding GDSL-type esterase/lipase family protein, with product MISLPKQLVVIGDSSVYGWGDNEGGGWCERLRKDWGYNQNGPVIYQLGVRGDGIEKVSSRWEKEWSSRGETRRNKPKAILLNVGLNDTAAIGQINGRHQLDIDGFEYGLERLINEMNSQTNVFVIGLTPVDESKMPFAGCLWYSNDFCNTYERRMEEVCLNQNVPFLPTFREMYSDKRSKNWITHDGIHLNSEGHFWLFQRLKSWEILTKWKGS from the coding sequence GTGATTAGTTTACCAAAACAGCTTGTTGTAATTGGAGATAGCTCAGTTTATGGATGGGGAGATAACGAGGGTGGTGGATGGTGTGAGAGGCTTAGAAAAGATTGGGGTTATAACCAAAATGGGCCAGTTATTTATCAACTTGGCGTTAGGGGAGATGGGATAGAAAAAGTTTCATCTAGATGGGAAAAAGAATGGTCATCTAGAGGAGAAACGAGAAGAAATAAACCTAAAGCAATCCTACTAAATGTAGGTCTTAACGACACTGCAGCAATTGGTCAGATAAATGGAAGACATCAATTAGATATAGATGGATTTGAATATGGATTAGAGAGGCTAATTAATGAAATGAACTCTCAAACAAATGTATTTGTTATTGGTTTGACACCAGTTGACGAAAGCAAAATGCCGTTCGCAGGATGTCTATGGTACTCAAATGATTTTTGCAATACTTATGAAAGGAGAATGGAGGAAGTATGCCTCAATCAGAATGTCCCATTTCTTCCTACTTTTAGAGAAATGTACTCTGATAAAAGGAGTAAAAATTGGATTACGCATGATGGAATTCATCTAAATTCCGAAGGTCATTTCTGGCTTTTCCAAAGACTTAAAAGCTGGGAGATTCTTACAAAATGGAAGGGATCTTAG